A genomic segment from Necator americanus strain Aroian chromosome III, whole genome shotgun sequence encodes:
- a CDS encoding hypothetical protein (NECATOR_CHRIII.G9933.T2) — protein sequence MSSFRLFAVLLTLVGLTTAIKCYLGIPDAQGKVQNTTECAEKYCVILHPKPGIPVPAMHRCDIYNECKKDGCIEEDQGDVTPRLFSPSSCFEIPIRTHTPMVRLKKSKHAPLCRKIRKKISNLIVSGI from the exons ATGTCTTCGTTTCGACTTTTCGCTGTTCTTCTTACTCTAGTTGGTCTTACCACTGCCATAAAATGCTATTTAG GTATCCCTGACGCTCAAGGAAAGGTACAAAACACTACGGAATGTGCCGAAAAATACTGCGTTAT ATTACACCCTAAACCAGGTATTCCCGTGCCAGCTATGCATAGATGTGATATTTATAACGAATGCAAG AAAGATGGCTGCATTGAAGAAGACCAAGGTGACGTTACG CCACGATTGTTTTCTCCAAGCTCTTGTTTTGAAATCCCGATTCGAACAC atacaccaatggtgcgcctaaagaaaagtaaacatGCTCCTTTGTGTCGgaagattcgaaaaaaaatcagcaaccTAATTGTCAGCGGAATCtga
- a CDS encoding hypothetical protein (NECATOR_CHRIII.G9933.T1) produces MSSFRLFAVLLTLVGLTTAIKCYLGIPDAQGKVQNTTECAEKYCVILHPKPGIPVPAMHRCDIYNECKKDGCIEEDQGDVTVCCCSYELCNSSSMLAALPVVATIVFSKLLF; encoded by the exons ATGTCTTCGTTTCGACTTTTCGCTGTTCTTCTTACTCTAGTTGGTCTTACCACTGCCATAAAATGCTATTTAG GTATCCCTGACGCTCAAGGAAAGGTACAAAACACTACGGAATGTGCCGAAAAATACTGCGTTAT ATTACACCCTAAACCAGGTATTCCCGTGCCAGCTATGCATAGATGTGATATTTATAACGAATGCAAG AAAGATGGCTGCATTGAAGAAGACCAAGGTGACGTTACGGTGTGCTGCTGCAGCTATGAACTCTGCAATTCTTCGTCGATGCTGGCAGCACTTCCTGTTGTAGCCACGATTGTTTTCTCCAAGCTCTTGTTTTGA
- a CDS encoding hypothetical protein (NECATOR_CHRIII.G9934.T1), with translation MKGRFDFINNTLVFLGTEPPGEIKVVTSPTLPVTLVFWERFFVWWYTYKNYYDFFTKWWSQSRMCSSGLGRRSHHTMLYTVIIIDTVIDSNLV, from the exons aTGAAAGGCCGATTCGATTTTATCAACAACACTTTGGTATTTCTCGGAACTGAGCCTCCGGGCGAAATCAAGGTGGTGACGAGCCCCACATTACCTGTGACGTTGGTTTTTTGGGAGCGGTTCTTTGTATG GTGGTACACATATAAGAATTATTacgatttcttcacaaaatggTGGTCGCAGAGCAGAATGTGCAGCAGTG GTCTCGGCAGGCGATCACATCATACAATGCTATATACAGTTATTATAATTGACACTGTGATTGACTCAAATTTggtttga
- a CDS encoding hypothetical protein (NECATOR_CHRIII.G9935.T1): MNSRIGIVAASIHQANTTMNSRIGIAAASNSPEWWPAKLAVASMVHALPRGYICIHQPLTTGIACSNLRMYELTDERRSGCGSLRFTPPDRLRNANYLQLAAAPLWLMVLHLNVRCCSESHASAP, encoded by the coding sequence ATGAATAGCAGAATAGGAATAGTAGCAGCGTCAATTCACCAAGCGAATACCACGATGAATAGCAGAATAGGAATAGCAGCAGCATCTAATTCACCGGAATGGTGGCCAGCCAAGCTAGCGGTGGCATCGATGGTTCATGCCCTACCTCGTGGGTACATTTGCATTCACCAACCACTCACCACGGGCATAGCATGTTCAAATCTTCGCATGTATGAGCTAACGGACGAACGACGATCTGGATGCGGAAGCTTGCGCTTCACTCCGCCAGACAGGCTCAGGAACGCCAATTACCTCCAACTTGCTGCAGCTCCTCTTTGGCTGATGGTATTGCATTTGAATGTGCGCTGTTGTTCAGAATCGCATGCATCCGCTCCTTGA